One stretch of Chryseobacterium sp. LJ668 DNA includes these proteins:
- a CDS encoding RidA family protein, giving the protein MEKRIINPWTWQDDRNYAQAVEVKNVQSTLYVSGQTAIDDNGITSNDDMRTQIIKTFENLEKVILQAGFEVKNIVRLNVYTTDHPAFFENFDIWKDWLTKLGVQQASNVIEVKTLFETLKVEMEATVVK; this is encoded by the coding sequence ATGGAAAAAAGAATCATCAATCCCTGGACTTGGCAGGACGACAGAAATTATGCGCAGGCTGTCGAAGTAAAAAATGTGCAGAGCACGCTTTATGTTTCCGGACAAACCGCGATCGACGATAACGGAATTACTAGCAACGATGATATGAGAACGCAGATCATCAAGACTTTTGAAAACCTGGAGAAGGTTATTCTGCAGGCTGGTTTTGAAGTAAAAAATATTGTTCGTCTGAATGTTTATACAACAGACCATCCGGCATTTTTCGAAAATTTTGACATTTGGAAAGACTGGCTTACGAAGCTGGGTGTTCAGCAGGCGAGTAATGTAATCGAAGTGAAGACATTGTTTGAAACATTAAAAGTAGAAATGGAAGCAACGGTGGTAAAGTAA
- a CDS encoding malate dehydrogenase: MKVTVVGAGAVGASCAEYIAMKDFCSEVVLVDIKEGFAEGKAMDLMQTASLNGFDTKITGTTGDYGKTAGSHVAVITSGIPRKPGMTREELIGINAGIVKEVTENLVKNSPEVIIIVVANPMDTMTYLVHKTSGLPKHKIIGMGGALDSARFKYRLAEALEAPISDVDGMVIAAHSDTGMLPLLSKATRNGVPVTEFLDDAKQKYVIEETKVGGATLTKLLGTSAWYAPGAAVSVMVQAIACDQKKMIPCSLMLDGEYGESDICLGVPAIIGKNGVESIVNISLTEEEKAKFAEAAQAVRDVNGDLKF, from the coding sequence ATGAAAGTAACTGTAGTAGGTGCAGGCGCAGTAGGAGCAAGTTGTGCAGAATACATCGCCATGAAAGACTTCTGTTCAGAAGTAGTTTTAGTAGATATCAAAGAAGGTTTTGCTGAAGGAAAAGCGATGGATTTGATGCAGACTGCATCTTTGAACGGATTTGATACAAAAATTACCGGAACAACAGGAGATTATGGCAAAACAGCAGGTTCTCACGTAGCGGTTATCACTTCAGGTATCCCTAGAAAACCGGGAATGACAAGAGAAGAGCTAATCGGTATCAACGCAGGAATCGTAAAAGAAGTTACTGAAAACTTAGTAAAAAATTCTCCTGAAGTAATCATCATCGTGGTTGCTAACCCAATGGATACGATGACTTATCTTGTACACAAAACTTCAGGTCTTCCTAAGCACAAAATCATCGGTATGGGAGGTGCTTTAGACTCTGCAAGATTCAAATACAGATTGGCAGAAGCTTTAGAAGCTCCGATCTCAGACGTAGACGGAATGGTAATCGCAGCTCACAGTGATACCGGGATGCTTCCATTATTGAGCAAAGCAACAAGAAACGGAGTTCCTGTAACTGAGTTCCTTGATGATGCAAAACAAAAATATGTAATCGAAGAAACGAAAGTAGGTGGTGCTACTTTAACTAAATTGTTGGGTACTTCAGCTTGGTACGCGCCGGGTGCAGCTGTTTCTGTAATGGTTCAGGCAATTGCTTGCGACCAGAAGAAAATGATCCCTTGTTCATTAATGCTTGACGGAGAATATGGCGAAAGCGATATCTGCTTAGGTGTTCCTGCTATCATCGGTAAAAATGGTGTTGAAAGCATCGTCAATATTTCTTTAACTGAAGAAGAGAAAGCTAAATTTGCTGAAGCTGCACAGGCAGTAAGAGATGTGAATGGTGATTTAAAGTTTTAA
- a CDS encoding NAD(P)/FAD-dependent oxidoreductase gives MSETKQFDVIIIGGSYAGLSAAMSLGRSLRKTLVIDSGKPCNIQTPHSHNFLTQDGSSPSKISTLAKNQVREYETIKFYNGKAVSAQNTDFGFEITTENGEKFNSKKLIIATGIIDEIPDIKGFKESWGISLVHCPYCHGYEYKGKKTGIIATGDKAIHISSLVKNLTQDVTILTQEKSKFTDEQLEKLKNNHIEIIETEITELKHTNGFVNSLMFDNGKEINFEAVYGAFPFHQHSDIPEKLGCELTDFGHIKTDQFQKTNVAGLFVCGDNSSMMRSISNAVMTGNVAGAMVNMELVTDCF, from the coding sequence ATGAGTGAAACTAAGCAATTTGACGTCATCATTATTGGCGGGAGTTATGCCGGACTTTCTGCGGCAATGTCTTTAGGAAGATCTTTGAGAAAAACTTTGGTCATCGACAGCGGAAAGCCTTGTAATATTCAAACTCCGCATTCTCATAATTTTCTGACACAGGACGGTAGTTCGCCTTCTAAAATTTCAACTTTGGCGAAAAATCAGGTTAGAGAATATGAAACGATTAAGTTTTACAACGGAAAAGCTGTTTCAGCTCAAAATACAGATTTTGGATTCGAGATCACAACCGAAAACGGAGAAAAATTTAACTCAAAAAAACTGATTATTGCCACAGGAATTATAGATGAAATCCCGGATATAAAAGGATTTAAAGAATCTTGGGGAATATCATTGGTTCACTGTCCGTATTGTCACGGTTACGAATACAAGGGTAAGAAAACGGGAATTATTGCTACCGGAGATAAAGCGATACATATTTCTTCTCTCGTTAAAAATTTAACGCAAGATGTGACGATTCTGACTCAGGAGAAATCAAAATTCACTGACGAACAGCTAGAAAAACTTAAAAATAATCACATCGAAATTATAGAAACTGAGATTACAGAATTAAAACACACAAATGGTTTTGTAAATAGTCTGATGTTTGATAATGGAAAAGAAATCAATTTTGAAGCAGTGTACGGTGCGTTTCCTTTTCATCAGCATTCCGACATTCCGGAAAAGCTGGGTTGTGAATTGACAGATTTTGGTCATATTAAAACTGATCAGTTTCAGAAAACTAATGTTGCGGGACTTTTCGTGTGCGGCGATAATTCTTCGATGATGCGCTCTATTTCGAATGCGGTAATGACAGGAAATGTGGCGGGAGCAATGGTGAATATGGAATTGGTAACAGATTGTTTTTAA
- a CDS encoding nucleoid-associated protein, which yields MFSKIVVHRVGNKINGESLLLSQEELELDEGTVEMLENYFLGSFKTEETYQFYSDSYLVNNPVFSSVSEIFEDKGKFLWESENLAKHLFEAAENPRVQGGELFIVYFEDDREGDEKVDKIGIFKTEKRESFLKIFPKNESFEIDKDQGISLSKIDKAALIYNSSKESGYVLSVVDNNKNGDMYYWFEDFLKVKQRDDEYFHTQEALMVYKDYITKQLPQEFEVSKADQADFLNQSINFFKEKEEFKLDEFAAEVLKDEHVIESFNNFKTDYEQEMQINISEEFPISEAAVKKTQRHFKSIIKLDKNFHIYIHGDRKMLEQGQDEKGKYYMLYFDKEV from the coding sequence ATGTTTTCAAAAATTGTAGTGCACAGAGTCGGAAATAAAATTAACGGAGAATCTCTTCTCCTTTCTCAGGAAGAGCTTGAACTGGATGAAGGAACGGTAGAAATGTTGGAGAATTATTTTCTAGGCTCTTTTAAAACCGAAGAAACCTATCAGTTTTATAGTGATTCTTATTTGGTCAACAATCCCGTATTTAGTTCTGTTTCTGAAATTTTTGAAGACAAAGGCAAATTTTTGTGGGAATCTGAAAATTTGGCGAAACATCTTTTTGAAGCAGCAGAAAATCCTCGTGTTCAAGGCGGCGAATTGTTTATTGTTTACTTTGAAGACGATAGGGAAGGTGATGAAAAAGTAGATAAAATAGGAATTTTTAAAACCGAAAAAAGAGAATCTTTCCTGAAGATTTTTCCTAAAAATGAATCATTTGAAATCGATAAGGATCAGGGGATCAGTCTTTCAAAAATAGACAAAGCTGCGCTGATCTACAATAGCAGCAAAGAAAGCGGATACGTACTTTCAGTCGTTGACAACAACAAAAATGGCGACATGTATTATTGGTTCGAAGATTTCCTAAAAGTAAAACAGCGCGATGACGAGTATTTTCATACGCAAGAAGCTTTGATGGTCTACAAAGACTATATTACAAAGCAGCTGCCTCAGGAATTTGAAGTTTCAAAGGCAGATCAGGCAGACTTTTTAAATCAGTCAATCAATTTTTTTAAAGAAAAAGAAGAATTTAAGCTGGATGAGTTTGCTGCCGAAGTTTTGAAAGACGAGCATGTTATCGAAAGTTTTAATAATTTTAAAACTGATTATGAGCAGGAAATGCAGATCAATATATCAGAAGAATTTCCTATTAGTGAAGCAGCGGTAAAGAAAACTCAGAGACATTTTAAGAGTATCATTAAGCTTGATAAGAATTTCCACATTTATATCCATGGAGATCGAAAAATGCTGGAACAGGGCCAGGATGAGAAAGGTAAATATTATATGCTGTATTTTGATAAAGAGGTTTAA
- a CDS encoding Fur family transcriptional regulator yields the protein MKRRNTPAKDAILSLLTDTGKAMSQDAIEKKMDMNMDRATIYRVLNRFCEDGILHRIVAEDGKQYFAVCVKCDEKILADHHFHFRCTLCKTIECLQVPVQFSLPKGYQVERVNCVLTGVCKDCA from the coding sequence ATGAAAAGAAGAAATACACCCGCAAAAGACGCCATACTATCATTGCTTACCGATACTGGAAAAGCAATGAGTCAGGACGCAATCGAAAAAAAGATGGATATGAATATGGATCGGGCAACAATTTATCGTGTGCTTAACCGCTTTTGCGAGGACGGAATTCTCCACCGTATTGTTGCCGAAGACGGGAAGCAGTATTTCGCAGTCTGTGTGAAATGTGATGAAAAGATACTGGCAGATCATCATTTCCACTTCAGATGTACTCTTTGTAAGACAATAGAATGTCTGCAGGTTCCTGTGCAGTTTTCTTTACCGAAAGGTTATCAGGTAGAAAGAGTAAACTGTGTTTTGACGGGAGTTTGTAAAGATTGTGCGTAG
- a CDS encoding NAD-dependent epimerase/dehydratase family protein has product MKEGGITDFSHLALIEADLTTDKNWDEAVKGCDYVLHVASPFPADDPKDENELIVPARDGALRVLKASRDEGVKRVVLTSSFAAVGYSIDAKDHIFTEKDWTDLNAPLPAYIKSKTVAEKSAWEFMEKEGNGLELSVINPVGIFGPVIGGITSASLDIAISGILNGSMDKTPPFTMGVVDVRDVADIHIKAMLHPAAPGERFIATSDGVMSFYDVAELFKKERP; this is encoded by the coding sequence TTGAAGGAAGGCGGAATTACAGATTTTTCTCACCTCGCCTTGATTGAAGCAGATCTTACAACCGACAAAAATTGGGACGAAGCCGTAAAAGGTTGCGATTATGTTCTCCATGTTGCATCGCCCTTTCCTGCGGACGATCCGAAGGATGAAAATGAACTTATTGTTCCCGCAAGAGACGGAGCTTTGCGGGTCTTGAAAGCGTCGCGTGATGAAGGTGTAAAAAGAGTGGTTCTAACCTCCTCTTTTGCGGCAGTCGGTTATAGTATTGATGCAAAAGATCATATTTTCACAGAAAAAGACTGGACAGACCTTAATGCTCCGCTTCCGGCATATATCAAATCAAAAACTGTCGCTGAAAAATCTGCCTGGGAATTTATGGAAAAAGAAGGAAACGGACTTGAACTTTCCGTCATCAATCCGGTCGGAATTTTCGGTCCTGTTATCGGTGGAATTACTTCCGCTTCCTTAGATATTGCTATTTCAGGGATTCTCAACGGATCAATGGATAAAACCCCACCTTTTACAATGGGTGTTGTTGACGTAAGAGATGTTGCGGATATTCATATAAAGGCGATGCTTCATCCCGCAGCTCCAGGAGAACGTTTTATTGCTACTTCGGATGGTGTGATGAGTTTTTATGATGTTGCCGAATTATTCAAAAAAGAAAGACCGTAG
- a CDS encoding Crp/Fnr family transcriptional regulator, producing the protein MNQILKNHIQKTIDLSEIEMEKAYSFFSEEHFKKREMIINENDQVNHVYFIVSGLLKLFYTDNEAKEHIISFSMEDWWESDYAAFYTQTKATQSLQCLEDTIVLKLSLEGYYHLLNDVPKMTDFFLKKAVGGHISSQRRILSLMTMNAKERYEQFIKFYPSLIQRIPKTVLALYLGVSRETLSRLESK; encoded by the coding sequence ATGAATCAGATTCTTAAAAACCATATTCAGAAAACTATTGATCTTTCTGAAATCGAGATGGAGAAAGCCTATTCTTTTTTCTCAGAAGAACATTTCAAAAAGCGTGAAATGATCATCAATGAAAATGATCAGGTCAACCATGTTTATTTTATCGTTTCCGGGCTATTAAAGCTTTTTTATACAGATAATGAAGCTAAAGAACATATCATTTCATTCTCAATGGAAGATTGGTGGGAAAGTGATTATGCTGCATTTTATACACAGACAAAAGCCACTCAGTCATTACAATGTCTTGAAGATACAATAGTTCTAAAACTTTCACTGGAGGGATATTACCATCTTCTGAATGATGTCCCGAAAATGACTGATTTCTTCCTGAAAAAAGCAGTGGGCGGACATATTTCCAGCCAAAGAAGAATACTTTCACTGATGACCATGAATGCAAAAGAACGGTACGAACAATTCATTAAATTCTATCCATCCTTAATTCAACGGATTCCCAAAACAGTTTTAGCATTGTATTTAGGTGTTTCCCGGGAAACTCTAAGCCGTCTTGAATCAAAATAA
- a CDS encoding biliverdin-producing heme oxygenase, whose amino-acid sequence MVSDYLKQNTAEFHDAAEKLLSADKIFNKTFTLEDYKKIINTNYLMLLHSEEKIFRMLSENFSEKLYLNKRIKLPLIEKDLVSLALESQMATRNLEFANEYEALGAMYVIEGSTLGGNVIAKQLSKTKGFDEVTFNFFGCYQESTGPMWKNFKEVLDAEVAEENYEEALSGAKKLYMFLLNVN is encoded by the coding sequence ATGGTATCCGATTATCTAAAACAAAATACAGCCGAATTTCATGATGCAGCTGAAAAGCTGTTGAGCGCTGACAAAATTTTTAATAAAACTTTTACTTTAGAAGATTACAAAAAAATCATCAATACCAATTATCTGATGCTGCTTCACAGTGAAGAAAAAATATTCAGGATGCTTTCTGAAAATTTTTCTGAGAAACTTTATTTAAACAAAAGAATAAAACTTCCGTTGATAGAAAAAGATCTCGTAAGCTTAGCATTAGAAAGTCAAATGGCAACTCGTAATCTTGAATTTGCAAATGAGTATGAAGCATTGGGGGCAATGTATGTAATCGAAGGTTCTACTTTAGGTGGAAATGTGATTGCCAAACAGCTTTCTAAAACCAAAGGTTTTGATGAGGTGACGTTCAACTTCTTCGGATGTTATCAGGAAAGTACAGGACCGATGTGGAAGAATTTTAAAGAAGTTTTAGATGCTGAAGTGGCTGAAGAAAACTACGAGGAAGCATTGTCCGGAGCTAAAAAATTATATATGTTTTTATTAAACGTTAATTAA
- a CDS encoding helix-turn-helix transcriptional regulator yields MKFNNIQSCHLGPEISPEQFIPEHFFLFLLKGSMVAYDGYRHYTLKPGDYCIARKNHLVRYTKYKEDGDFEKIIIAFDEPFLKKFLERHSYQAKPTDNDDSFLFINENKLIKNYIQSLEPYYNGTEQLDGQFVDIKREELLMILLKNNPDLKDIFFNFNVPHKIDLELFMNHHFKFNISLERFAYMTGRSLSTFKREFKSIFNTTPGKWLLNKRLQEAYFLLDKEHQKPTDIYMDLGFEDLSHFSFVFKKEFGIAPSEVGKLKV; encoded by the coding sequence ATGAAATTTAATAATATACAATCCTGTCATTTAGGACCCGAAATTTCACCGGAACAGTTTATCCCGGAGCATTTCTTTTTGTTTCTGCTGAAAGGCTCCATGGTTGCGTACGATGGCTACAGACACTACACTTTGAAACCCGGTGATTATTGTATTGCAAGGAAAAATCATCTTGTACGATATACAAAATATAAGGAAGATGGAGATTTTGAAAAAATCATTATCGCTTTTGATGAACCTTTTTTAAAGAAATTTCTGGAGCGACATTCTTATCAGGCCAAACCGACGGACAATGATGATTCTTTTCTGTTCATCAATGAAAATAAACTGATCAAGAATTACATCCAATCTTTAGAACCGTATTACAATGGGACTGAACAATTGGATGGTCAGTTTGTTGACATTAAGCGCGAAGAACTTCTCATGATTTTACTGAAAAACAATCCTGATCTGAAAGATATTTTTTTCAATTTTAATGTGCCGCATAAAATTGATCTGGAACTGTTTATGAATCATCATTTTAAATTCAACATCAGTTTGGAACGTTTTGCTTACATGACGGGACGAAGTTTATCGACTTTTAAAAGGGAATTCAAATCAATTTTCAATACCACTCCCGGAAAATGGCTTTTGAATAAACGTCTTCAGGAAGCGTATTTTCTTTTGGATAAAGAGCATCAAAAACCGACTGACATTTATATGGATCTTGGCTTTGAAGATCTTTCTCATTTTTCTTTTGTTTTTAAGAAAGAATTTGGAATTGCGCCTTCAGAAGTTGGTAAACTAAAAGTTTAA
- a CDS encoding DUF7674 family protein codes for MKNFEADTINETQAIEHLKIFYPSIQNEISQLSAQNNFPGIIQSTVDYLKVLLQESKINIVNRNIKMMEWLYKNGTFNVKHIIENLFIRSFGSLKKHTDIQQWNTLYEYMPIEFQQIYLNQTRLDEIMFKKN; via the coding sequence ATGAAGAATTTTGAGGCGGATACTATTAATGAAACTCAGGCAATTGAGCATTTAAAAATATTTTATCCATCAATTCAGAACGAAATTTCGCAGCTTTCTGCACAAAACAATTTTCCGGGCATTATTCAGTCAACCGTAGATTATCTTAAAGTTCTTTTACAGGAATCTAAAATAAACATCGTTAACAGAAACATCAAAATGATGGAATGGTTGTACAAAAACGGAACTTTCAATGTAAAACACATTATCGAAAACTTATTTATCAGATCATTCGGAAGCCTTAAAAAGCACACCGACATTCAACAATGGAATACGCTGTATGAATATATGCCGATAGAATTTCAGCAGATCTATCTCAACCAGACGAGACTGGATGAGATCATGTTTAAGAAGAATTAA
- a CDS encoding NAD-dependent epimerase/dehydratase family protein — translation MKNIQTKKTVLVTGGTGFLGIHTILQLLQQGYHVKTTLRSLAKKTVF, via the coding sequence ATGAAAAATATCCAGACAAAGAAAACAGTTTTAGTAACGGGAGGTACAGGATTTTTGGGAATTCACACTATTCTGCAATTACTGCAGCAAGGGTATCATGTGAAAACAACACTTCGTTCATTAGCGAAAAAAACAGTATTCTAA
- a CDS encoding ATP-binding protein, with the protein MNFVECHDEPIHVPGYIQSFGYLIGINAVSHSITFFSENIKELFQIGNSDILFGKKISDFPELFQNVMTSDIFESLENLTRRDNETYFDKISINGKIYHFSVFRSQDQIFLEFEALLENPYKRITNKYDNFYINDNDQEIWDQLLGTLFNIINYDRVMVYKFMEDGSGKVIAEKTNDSLESYLGLHYPESDIPRQARELYKKKRKRIFSNVFSEPVKLLSKTFDTIDLTYSSVRAMSPIHGQYLKNSGAASSFSVSIIIDDQLWGLVTCQNSVPKHIDLEDRVQAGIFTVLASNAYSSFKSKRELEYRLDLNSKASQLKSEFLKHNTLFESLVENKSAIKNLPEADGLAVISENYVVTDGITPQRDIIHRIVDWAYENTEETLFISRSFLKDFGDELGLDETAGGVVIYFVEKSKNELLIWFRREFDDHINWAGKPEKKIGIFSKNGEEKNIFSPRTSFEVFKENIKGNSRRWSSRNEIAIQSIRDVILETSHRQYVTIKKLNEQLKKVNEELDSFSYTISHDLGTPLTVMKLNAQMLLKSLSDTSDKNKHKISSIINEIDNMAEMMNDVLQLSRAKHSEIELENLETQQTIQKISENAKLTFDSPNSEVIIKNCPTVLADKTMLHQVFLNIINNAIKYSSKQDHPKVEIEGREEEDQIIYRITDNGIGIPEEEKHRMFKIFNRMNNARKFKGNGIGLSIVHRIMNRIGGNVDYESTDAGTCFILTFQKPKFVKP; encoded by the coding sequence ATGAATTTTGTTGAATGTCATGATGAGCCCATCCACGTACCGGGCTATATACAAAGTTTTGGTTATCTGATTGGCATCAACGCAGTATCTCATTCCATCACTTTCTTCAGTGAGAATATCAAAGAGCTTTTTCAAATTGGAAATTCCGATATTTTATTCGGAAAGAAAATCAGTGATTTTCCGGAGCTTTTTCAAAATGTAATGACTTCAGATATTTTCGAATCTCTGGAAAATCTTACCCGTAGAGATAACGAGACGTATTTCGACAAGATTTCGATCAACGGAAAAATATATCACTTTTCTGTTTTCCGGAGTCAGGATCAGATTTTTCTTGAGTTTGAGGCACTTTTAGAAAATCCATATAAAAGAATCACCAACAAATACGATAACTTCTACATCAACGATAATGATCAGGAAATCTGGGATCAGCTTCTGGGTACACTCTTTAATATTATCAACTATGACCGTGTCATGGTGTACAAATTTATGGAGGACGGTTCCGGAAAGGTGATTGCAGAAAAAACAAATGACAGTTTAGAAAGTTATCTTGGGCTTCACTATCCCGAATCTGATATTCCGAGACAGGCACGCGAACTGTATAAAAAGAAAAGAAAAAGAATCTTCAGCAATGTTTTCTCAGAACCGGTTAAGCTTCTCAGCAAAACTTTTGATACCATTGATCTCACCTATTCATCGGTACGAGCAATGTCGCCAATTCACGGTCAGTATCTCAAAAATTCCGGAGCAGCTTCAAGTTTTAGTGTCTCTATTATTATAGATGACCAACTTTGGGGTCTGGTTACTTGTCAGAATTCTGTCCCCAAACATATTGATCTGGAAGATCGTGTACAGGCAGGTATTTTTACTGTTTTAGCATCTAATGCATATTCATCCTTCAAATCAAAAAGAGAGCTTGAATATCGTTTAGATTTAAATTCTAAAGCCTCACAGCTGAAATCAGAGTTTTTAAAACACAATACCTTATTTGAATCTCTGGTTGAAAACAAATCTGCAATCAAAAATCTGCCCGAAGCGGATGGTTTAGCCGTAATTTCAGAAAATTATGTGGTAACAGACGGTATTACTCCTCAACGTGATATTATTCATAGAATTGTAGATTGGGCTTATGAAAATACGGAAGAGACCCTTTTTATAAGCCGTAGCTTTCTTAAAGATTTCGGTGATGAATTGGGTCTTGACGAAACCGCTGGCGGAGTGGTTATTTACTTTGTTGAAAAAAGTAAAAACGAATTGCTGATCTGGTTCAGAAGAGAATTTGATGACCATATCAACTGGGCAGGAAAACCGGAAAAGAAGATTGGTATCTTTTCAAAAAATGGCGAAGAAAAAAATATCTTCTCACCACGAACTTCTTTTGAGGTATTTAAAGAAAATATTAAAGGGAATTCCAGAAGATGGAGCAGCAGAAACGAAATCGCCATACAGTCTATCCGCGATGTGATTTTGGAAACTTCTCACAGGCAATATGTGACTATTAAGAAACTGAATGAGCAACTAAAAAAAGTAAATGAAGAGCTAGACAGTTTTTCATATACCATTTCGCATGATTTGGGAACTCCATTAACGGTGATGAAACTGAATGCTCAGATGTTGCTGAAAAGCCTTTCTGATACTTCTGATAAAAACAAACATAAAATCAGCTCTATCATTAATGAGATCGACAATATGGCTGAAATGATGAATGATGTCCTACAGCTAAGCCGTGCAAAACACAGTGAAATTGAGCTTGAAAATTTAGAAACGCAACAAACGATTCAGAAAATTTCAGAAAATGCCAAACTGACTTTTGACAGTCCGAATAGTGAAGTGATAATTAAAAACTGCCCAACTGTATTGGCAGATAAGACCATGCTGCATCAGGTTTTTTTAAATATCATCAATAACGCTATAAAATATTCTTCTAAACAGGATCACCCAAAAGTTGAAATTGAAGGCAGAGAAGAAGAAGACCAGATTATCTATAGAATCACCGACAATGGTATCGGAATCCCGGAGGAGGAGAAGCATAGAATGTTTAAAATCTTTAACAGGATGAACAACGCAAGAAAATTTAAAGGAAACGGAATCGGTCTTTCCATCGTACACAGGATTATGAACAGAATTGGCGGAAATGTAGACTATGAAAGCACTGATGCAGGCACATGTTTTATTTTAACATTTCAAAAGCCTAAATTTGTGAAACCTTAA
- a CDS encoding glycine-rich domain-containing protein, which translates to MNKNLWKKIEEYDLDQPPSDYDFSLRLAHENYWTQNFTKQAVLEYKKFMYLAAVSDMMVSPSEIVDTVWHQHLIFTKSYHEFCQILGKQIQHIPSTHNKKDFTKFKDAKERTVKLYETHFGKQHDIIWNYSNPYESLHLDKSNFELQTTLIIGMVTFIVLTIPLYFLLKPLYLNTKNPDFMIFYLGLIVILFAGLEWYNRRKFEQTIHLFDKNCIIFDLQPFELIYLKNMNISSVINGSVNELIDNGSIKINADKTISVNDLTFIKSREDRQIIASLEDLGKSSYSNFLNQLIPKPVFSNIVRSMDEVKKYFNRSKIFSHLFVLNFTLFLILIMFGLLRIVTGVLREKPVVQITLAVIVLLFLMIGYLFRLTNVFSSKVLPGAYTKEILSKRNTENDWQWNYFLLGTAIFTTSFVSLTNRPTPDSSGGNCGTSSSSDSSCGGSSCSSCGGCGGD; encoded by the coding sequence ATGAATAAAAATCTATGGAAAAAAATTGAAGAGTATGATCTCGATCAACCTCCAAGCGATTATGATTTCAGCCTCAGGTTGGCCCACGAAAACTACTGGACGCAAAATTTCACAAAACAGGCAGTTTTAGAATACAAAAAATTTATGTATCTGGCTGCAGTTTCAGATATGATGGTTTCGCCGTCAGAAATTGTAGATACGGTTTGGCATCAGCATCTTATTTTCACCAAATCTTATCACGAATTTTGCCAGATCTTAGGAAAACAAATTCAGCATATCCCTTCTACACACAATAAAAAAGATTTTACAAAATTTAAAGATGCCAAAGAACGTACAGTCAAATTGTATGAAACTCACTTTGGAAAACAGCATGATATTATCTGGAATTATTCAAATCCCTACGAAAGTCTTCATTTAGATAAATCAAACTTTGAATTGCAAACCACACTGATCATCGGGATGGTAACATTTATTGTTCTCACAATCCCGCTCTATTTTTTATTGAAACCTTTATATTTGAATACTAAAAACCCGGACTTTATGATCTTTTATTTAGGATTAATCGTCATTCTTTTTGCAGGATTGGAATGGTATAACCGGAGAAAATTTGAACAAACCATACATTTATTTGATAAAAATTGTATCATTTTTGATCTTCAGCCTTTTGAATTGATTTATCTTAAAAACATGAATATTTCTTCCGTCATCAACGGAAGCGTAAATGAATTGATTGACAATGGTTCGATAAAAATAAATGCCGATAAAACAATCAGTGTAAATGATCTAACCTTTATTAAATCTCGTGAAGACAGACAAATTATAGCTTCCTTAGAAGATCTTGGGAAAAGTTCGTATTCTAATTTTTTAAATCAACTCATCCCAAAACCCGTATTTTCAAATATCGTGAGATCGATGGATGAAGTTAAAAAATATTTTAACAGATCAAAGATTTTCTCTCATCTGTTTGTTTTAAATTTTACACTTTTTCTTATATTAATAATGTTCGGATTGCTAAGAATTGTAACCGGAGTTTTACGTGAAAAACCTGTTGTGCAGATCACTTTAGCAGTGATCGTCTTACTATTTCTGATGATTGGCTACCTGTTTCGGCTTACCAATGTATTCAGCTCAAAAGTTTTACCTGGTGCTTACACAAAAGAAATTTTATCAAAAAGAAATACCGAAAATGATTGGCAATGGAACTATTTTTTGTTGGGCACGGCAATTTTTACAACTTCTTTTGTTTCACTGACGAACAGACCTACACCTGACAGCTCCGGTGGAAATTGCGGAACCTCATCATCATCTGATTCATCTTGCGGAGGCAGCTCTTGCAGCAGCTGCGGAGGTTGTGGTGGAGATTAA